From Malaya genurostris strain Urasoe2022 chromosome 2, Malgen_1.1, whole genome shotgun sequence:
ccataaGGTCCCAAACGACacatcctcacaatataaaCTGGATAAACATCGttggacagctatcagtggtttgctcattggttcggtcattattaatttattctattctacaatattctatttcattacacagtattccatggtacacaaaccaccaataaacgtcaaagttggactcatttATTGTcatattcaagtcgttccatatcttattcatttatttcaataatgaagctaaaagctgtaacgcatatctttatcaaattgtaacgctaattgattgtatgtgatgatgtttgcaataccgtcaagccgaCCAACCAATGGGAGGGGAAAAAAGTATCTAAAAAATCTCgtaaatttatttgaatcaaaataattGATAACGTATATTAAAACTAAACTTTAGCGTATGTCAATATCCTATTTGTTTTATCAATATAGAATAGTAAGACAATCAAGTCAGGATCAGAGTGCTTTATTCCGATGCTGAACTTGGCCTCATTCAACAAACTTCGCCGCCGATACAAAGGTTAATGCACGGAAAACACGCGGCAGACTCGGGCCTGAAGAAAGCTGCCGAAAGCTGAAGAAAGATTGGCAATCGCCAGATGATAAGATGGGATTGCGGAAAAAAACTTCAATTCTTATGGTCGATGTAGTTCTATTCTTAATTTTACCTATATGAGCTCAGATTATatctctttttgcctttctcatatataatggttatgcaatcactgtgaaaaacgacttttgCACCGAGGCCGAAGGACCGAGTGGCATATACCATAtaagcaattcaatttgaactgctctgccgaggtctaagacgaaacgtaaagaaaagtaaaaacggttatgtgctctaaacacaaatttaggttaacccctaaatgaccatacctgaatcagtctgtattagccgaaaataacgtttccgatcggcacgtcagcaaagacCTGACCCTTCGGGACCAATTTAATAAgtttttttgcaaatagcattaattttacgtctgcttagcggttcaagttgaactgtttaagtttgcaattagcagtccaatttgaactgctctgcaatgacaagtctaagacgaaacgaaaaggttttttttttacttctaaGGGACGGTGTTCCTAAACCGCAATAGTTAGGTTCATGTCTCACAAAAGAAAATGAACAATAAGTTTCTAGATGTTTGATGTTAAATCACGTTAGAAATACCCTTGCTTACTATTCTAGACAATTCGGAGCAGTGTATGTAGTGTTTCTTACAGTCACTCAGCAGCATATATCGATACAGTAGAATTATTGTACTTCTGAAAATGGTGGCCTTTAGTTGCCCACCCTCTGGTTCTCAGTCGACATCCAgtttgtttacatttgatttaatGAAAATAAGAACTTGAGTAGATTAAGTGAGGAAATATACGGTCGCTGAGGTTCCCTTGTTCTTGctgtattatgccaaatgaccatatgCCAATCGAAATGGGCATAATTATGGAGATTGTTTACAGTCATAAAGATCTTCTTCCACGCCTTCGGGTCGGGGCTCAAATATACGATAATTGGCTTGTATAAATAGCGCCCTAAGCATTGAGCTGCCAACCCGGGGCATTTCCTTCTCCTAAGCATATATTTTTTGGTTCGTTGTGCCTTCTCAATAATTAGCTCACTATTCAGTCTCATGTGTGGATTGTGACTAGAGAACAAAAAGTACTTACGTAATGTTCCAATTCTCTTGTAAATCTTGTTGCATTGCACGTGTAACACATAAGCTGGCTGATGCTTTCTTCCCAAAGTAACGTTCGATCATTTTGGCAAATTTCACGAATGAAGTGTTTTGTGTCGAGTTGATAGCAAGTATTGTATGGGTATAATTATGCCAATCGATGATAATTTTTGTTGACCGGACAAAAATACAATATAATTGGCAAACTGCTAAACTTGGAATAGCTGGTGGATTCTGGCATAGAATAAAATTTGGTTTTTTGATGCTGATCAGTGCGATCAGTAAAGTTAATGCTTGCCATATTGTTTTGAATATATACTTCAGCGAATTAGGTAGATTGAGCTCCGGAAACAGACTTAAAGCGTGAATTCTGACGTTTGACTTACTCATCAAATCCTCCTGGGGTTTAGATTCTAAGTAGCCAATTAAATCAACAAAGCAACATGTTTCAGAGAGACTTTTGACATGATATTGCATTCGTGGACTTCGGCCAATATCACCGAGTACGACAACACACGCTCGACAGGCTTTCAAAGATTTACCCATAGTGTTAATATTTTCATGGAAGAAaacaaaagtaaataacgaaaaCTAACAAATTTATGCGCGTGtaaacctaagacaagacctgacaattggcttcttattcttctttccGAATCATCGttctcgtcatttttgttctgtaGGATAaatctcgggtaatttttcaaaagggcgtataagcaagtgacagtttctctttgtttactttctcttctattaattaccaagcgctttccacgtttatcactcaactctttgcatgaaatgatatccgaaactttcgactttcaaacagaatagttgtATCAAAGAACATCttcttaatcacatcacaataatcgaaagagaaagtgattaaagagaaactgtcacttgctaatacgccctaatgaaaaatcaaccgagaaatactAACGTATCGgatacagtgtagccatatctacagattttttataactttatgccaagaaaaaaaatatttattcaatttaaaattttagactcggtttttttcaataaacatgaaaaatgttttggtgaatgcattttttattatatattaacaattaaaaacaattaattgagctttgatgacaaaacacgagatatctcatgttgaacgcataACCGAATCCATTGTttacgtattaccggatcttttggaaaccggaaaaagtcaagtttggaaagaaatgcttagtgcgaccacacaacagttcattcttctcgtaaaaataaacacactttcgagtttacactaatttaacaaatctcggttgatttttcattagggcgtataagcaagtgacagtttctctttaatcactctttctttcgattattgtgatgtgattaaaaagactttctttgatatcactattctgtttaaaggtcgaaagtttcgggtatctattcatgcaaagagttgagtgataaacgtggaaaccgcttggtaattattagaagagaaagtaaacaaagagaaactgtcacttgcttatacgcccttttgaaaaatcaaccgagaaatcttttttgattacactttaattcactcaaAAGAAAAActgcttgatgctgattttaattacacagtgctgccattataaacatttattacaaatgagattgaaaaaagtgagacattctctgaaaattttcattttcattggtgagctaaaattatacatgttAATAAACTTGTCTTCtgcttttctttatacttggcatcattgctcgcgtaccctgcaaaaagtttttttcacaatgtgccggtagcaacatcaaaatcagccaatcagaaactggtccatttcgGAACAAAAGCCGTTTTCCTttccccagttgtcaggtcttgtcttaaacTGCCCTTAAGCTGCCCtcacacgtgacaatattattgtcaatccaaagtattgtcaaaaccatcaatccaattgaagaatccaaccaactcttttgcgatcgctgcgcagcccgagtggcgagctttgaactaaacgATGGTGAtagttttcagattttgcttgaagattcgaacaaaatgcagggtttttattttttttcttatgaatcgaatactaacatacaaaaacgtgtgaaaatttggtaaaaaaatcgatcatttatgattcagtaactttccgtggtttgtttgattgatatttatggagaaatcgtaacatgaaataccaaattggaAGAAATGAGGTTGGgttctgttttcatatctgggatattctttgatttttgggttggattttgagattaatggataaattatgatcaaaagttttatgactagtctatttactcatgttttaccatctaaatcaaatctgtatgtgaactgaaaatttcaaatttcatccgagattgtcaagagtatacactgagctaaattttctttttcacattatatgatattctaatgattttgcactattagcatttccaataatagttacaatatgtgttcaacatcatgtcaaatatatgagataatcttatgaaacataaaactgttcttaacgttatttttacaggatttccatataacgaatgaaatttccagtctgaatcaaatttattggcgcgtcttataaccattactagattaccacaacatacattggaacaatttatgaagcgcatattatattcacttcgaatttatttaaatagattcatatataccatatgactagttttataaaatttatatatatatatatatatatatatatatatatatatatatatatatatatatatatatatatatatatatatatatatatatacatatatatatatatatatatatatatatatatatatatatatatatatatatatatatatatatatatatatatatatatatatatatatatatatatatatatatatatatatatatatatatatatatatacatatatatatatatatatatatatatatatatatatatatatatatatatatatatatatatatatatatatatatatatatatatatatatatatatatttctacggaggtcatacgaatagcagataattgctactactacttttctttgaggattcaagctttactagtattccattcggtaagggagcaccccatgatatttgcgaaagagaagtgagatcccgagactgaaaataaaaaaattagtcttactagacagatagagtaatgaaatgtaccggatatatatttcatggtccgttaacgcatatccttgaacgaagttggatgagctgttttgtcagcaatttaaaattacattgagatgcggaacttcctgaaaaaaatggtctggagcagttaatgaatgtcgaggacacaactattcacgactttcatcggatttccatataaattatatgggatatttttataactttcattatgataacgtccatttagatttgacgtacacattaaataaagattataagtttccatataatttctatgaattatattctgcatatgattcatatgacaaatctaatgaatataaataagattttcatttcagtgtaggacaatttgaaatcatatatttgatgacaacacgtgaataatcgtttttcttacccatatttgtaaggttttgccatctgcattcttttaaactcaagtaaattgaaaaattcgtcaaaaatttttctaaatacatgggatatgtcaaaacaatcaccataacgctatctcgtggtgaccacgctgattggattgttcaataatattgtctcgtgtaagggcagcttcccgcatagcgttttggctacctggacagccatggccaccagatggctcccaaaattgattcagtgacggttgtcaaatccaatttgacaaaacaaagtcgcctgtatctaagttagccgagcgttttcatcttctcaccttcgctgaaaatgtcaaacatttcaatgtggaaaaatcctggtggatacggttgtatcgtttgagttgtatatctggcagcgatgAGGCAGTTGGTCACCAGAATGtatgccagccatatttttccagctggcagcgtttagtcagccatctggcagctaTGCGTATGCGGGTTGATGGCCGCTATTAAGaaatttgacgtctctgttaccTACACCGATGCGGAGTGCAGATATCTATTTATATACGAgattagaatgtgtgcgagtcgaagtcaaagtttgtggGGGgttcaatagcggcccttacacgatcattaaaagtgtaattactaagtaatgacacttctgctcaaacgctcgtcattactgcattactgtacatcattactttttgcattacacgttcattattaatgatgagtatttgtaactactccagcaattgaagaatccaaccaactcttttgcgatcgctgcgctgcccgagtggcgagctttgaactaaacgatggtgataattttcagattttgctttaagattcgaacaaaatgcagggtttttatttttttcttacgaTTCGAATACTATACTATACAaatacatacaaaaacgtgtgaaaatttggtaaaaaaatcgatcattaatgattcagtaacttcccgtggtatgtttgattgatatttatggagaaatcgtaacatgaaataccaaattcgaagaagtgaggttgggttctgttttcatatctgggatattctttgttttttgggttggattttgagatttaaagataaattatgatcaaaagttttacgactagtctatttactcatgttttgccatctaaatcaaatctgtatgtgaactgaaaattttaaatttcatccgagattgtcaagagtataggacaatttgaaatcatatatttgatgacaacacgtgaataatcgtttttcttacccatatttgtaaggttttgccatctgcattcttttaaactcaagtaaattgaaaaattcgtcaaaattttttctaaatacatgggatatgtcaaaacaatcaccataacgctatctcgtggtgaccacgctgattggattgttcaatagcaatagcaatatttttattttcgtttagctgaaaataaatttgatttgccattgaaacgttaaggttgatgaaatattaacaatttaaatctacactttgttattatgttatagttctaaagatattcagcacttccacaaaaatccacatccggaattccatcattactcgtgccaTTACTACGGAAAAAGCATATAGAGTTTCATAAGCTATGAACTTAtaaaccaagtagaagacaatTGCATTAGGTGTTTTAGATTTTTATAAACGGTTTTATgcctttctcaactgttctcttggtattacagtatttttttattgcatatatgtcttcactAATTGGTACgattcgacaaaattcacttggTTGTTGCAATAAACTAACACTAGCATTCATCACATAACCACTGAAATTAGCCACACCGTGGATTGGACAATTAATTGATTATTCGTTCAATCGATTGATATTGCGACATCCCTCCGTGTAAAGCCCATTTGGGACACGTTCACTTCACTTAATTCCCACTTCATACTGGTAGTAAGGGCCGTTAGTATGAAATTGAAACATAAAAcaaagctcagttaagccctatcGACCACTTCcgatgaaactctcaacgggcgAGCACGTTGCATTGTGTTAGCCCTGAAAAAATTCAAGTATTTTACAAGAAAGCATTTTTATTCGTACTGTGACgactcgacgcagccacacagcgagatttttgcttgtagtccagtgaaaagaaagtcctttGGACTATATTGCAATCAACCTCTTATTCAATCATTCTAAATCTTATTCATTGAATTTAATAATTAAGTTAAAAGCTATAACACATACATATATTAAATTGTAATtctaattgattgtatctgataCTCagcccgattctgcaatccgacggatttgtgatacgaacaaatctaaactttcgttcgagttcgaattttgcattctttattccgttcgacttgcatgattcgatcgactctcgttagagaacacttgaaatttcgaacactaaccaacaaagctgtcaacactacttgcacgttctatattatttatattattaatttcttagtaaacgaaaccgttatacttgtataaacaaattagaacgattctaaaccgaacataagtaatacaagtcgatcgagtaatgttcgaaaatttaacaactcgaacgaatgatattcgagttcatacgcAACTCGAATGGAATGCAGAacggaaattgcacattcgatcgatAGACGTAcagaattaggttttttatcgtgacgacacaaatgaacaagtattcatccttgacagttcagcggtactgtttacaaacaagcttaaacaaaaatcgaagagcacatctaaaacaatcatctttacactttgcaactgagttacttttatttaataaatatcaaaaccgaaccgtattcaatcgtgaacaaatgttttaaaactttattaggcgatacggaccgtaaatgatctgatccaatttgtcaataaacaaactgctggactgtcaaaaagtgttcatccgattgaggttagcagtgacggtaaaaaacctaataggggtgaatgtttgcaataccattataCCTACCAACCATGGGAGGGATAACAATCGTTGGTCTATTATCGTTTACAAAATCATCACAgagtatgataacgaaaatcttttaattttctgaGATATTGGGACAGTATTATCACTTCTGATCACTGTTGTGCAATTATCACTTAGTCAAATATTGTCACGGAGTATAATTTCATTCCTTTCAATATCACTAcagcaatattttttaaattcacaCATGATTATGAATAATATTCTCGCGATTATCAGCCATACAgtgattttaaatatttatatatcggaagtccaatacgcaatataCAATGCAAATACagcgaaaaataaaacattctgAATGTCGATTTTAGAGACGAAGGACTTGATTTCAATTCCAGGGTTGATTTACTCATGATCTAAtaagattaaacccaattaaacgctatttagcgtgaatttgatttatagaagtaacaagagtgcagGGTTTTGCGCAGTGTTTGCACCAGCCCTCTACTGAGATGTCATGTTGCCACGATAGCACTTTAAAGAGCGCTTTTCCACCACCTGGTTCGAACGCTTGTTCGTGTTTGTACATGCACAATGCGATTATGGAAAaaatacacggagaacccttcgatcataaaattgcgatatcgcagtttttgatttttgcgatagttgatttaactaatttctttttgattcaaccaaaatggtttttgatttgcatatattcaagtagttgaaaaatatgttgttttgaatgctgtcaaatgccggagacagttgaaagcaaaacagtaattgcaatgcaaaatcaacaacttttttagttgaaatctgttcgcgtcgcttcaaaatgtcaatgaaaacaacatcgatggttaaagcgtttggtgaaattgtgttcattcgatttcagaattttatgataacaagtgtttatctaacagcggtgttgtgataaagttaacctcgtttgagatgaaaaagatttggagacaaattagaaaatgttaatgaatgatcatctcgtaatctttcaggtatgcgcaaaacttTTATGCTTCATATTCGATCATTATTCACTTcctgcagactgttttacttccagctgtttgttaccgatgatgatgttcatgcattagcaataaaacgctttttgacatgaatttaatttataaaagtaacaggagcgaagggtttcaaacgcacagaacgcgctgcgattgaaggcgcgtttgaattgccgtcgcgaaattccaattcccagcggttgatacacacaagctcatataaattgactaaaattatcagtgcataactttagttcaaccgtttgaaggcatcattttaggtaaatttaataatttcgctaatttactcgcccctccgggcacttttgctgattaaaaacgtttttctacatcaatcattatcaatcgaatcagaagtattttttttagaatttatatctttactgatctcaaaacaaacaaacaaataaaaccgatttatttttcaactaacagaattttgtttcaataacaacaccagttatttcaactaaaatatttgttgaaattgaaaggtatgtgtcctcactaattgacagcattttattttcaaacagttaaattagttgtttcaaccatcgtttctgctaatcgaaaaacaaaaatgacagtttagttaaaacaacaatcgattagttgtaccaaattttaaccaatcgaattcagaaaatcaactaatattatggttgaaatgggatcgcgggtggttccgtgtacgtatatacaaataataacaaCCACAGAATAGACAATAGATCACGTAATAcgtatatgaaaataataataataataacaatcatagaatagaaaatTGATTACATTAAAGGCACAGAATCATACAAaacgaataaaagttttttgtcgtgaatacgacttactttactatggggtgccttttcaaaatttaccctctgagagagtgataagtttttgatcgtgaatatctcttgttgtatctaacgaatcaacataatttttgctacatgccatcggaaatatgatcacaattttatgataaaattttcagttgtgtgacataatctcaaatagttcaaaattaaacttttctgaaatgtttggtataaacgagtatcaaagaggataat
This genomic window contains:
- the LOC131430246 gene encoding chitobiosyldiphosphodolichol beta-mannosyltransferase isoform X2, which produces MGKSLKACRACVVVLGDIGRSPRMQYHVKSLSETCCFVDLIGYLESKPQEDLMSKSNVRIHALSLFPELNLPNSLKYIFKTIWQALTLLIALISIKKPNFILCQNPPAIPSLAVCQLYCIFVRSTKIIIDWHNYTHTILAINSTQNTSFVKFAKMIERYFGKKASASLCVTRAMQQDLQENWNITKQHNMPAKVRSGKMTTKDTYESQLNRTTGIKCNGTV